From the genome of bacterium:
GGCGCGTCACCTCCGTCGGCGACAACGTGCGCCACTCGCGGATCGACACGAAACCGAGCCAGACGAACCACGCACCGAGCGGAATGAGCAGCAGATGCGCCCAGGACCCCGCGAGGTGAATCGCGATGAACGCGGCGATCGAGACGACCGCGGTGATGCCGGTCAGGATGCGCCGCCTGACGGTCCGCTTCGCCGATGCGGGCGCGGTCACCTCCGGCGCGGAAACCGCGGCCGGCGCGATTTCCGGGGCTGGGGTTGTGTCCGTCCGTGTGTCGGCCGTCATGGGTCGGCGTCCTTTGTTGAGGTGGCGATGATAAATGTTCCGGCGTTGAAGCGTTCGACGGACACGTTGCCGAAAACCGAGCGCATGGCGGCCGGGATGTCGCGGTCCGGGTTCCAAGCCGTCAGCCGAACGTAAACGGCGCGCACGAGCGGATTGAATATCCGGAGCGCGCCCGAAAACAGGCTTGCGTCGCAGACCGCGAGCGTTCCTCCCGGCCGCAACACGTCGCGGCATCGTCTCAGCACCGCGGCGAGGTCGGGCATCACGGACATCGCCAGCGCGGACAGGACGCCGTCAAACGGTTCATCGCCGAGGTCGAGTACCGCGGCGTCGCCCTGAACGAGTTCCACGTTTTCCCAACCGCGCCGCGCGACGAGCGCGCGAGCCGCGTCGAGCATCGCTTCCGTGTAATCGAAGCCGACCAGGCGTCCGGTCGGGCCGATCAATTCCTCGATGTACGGGAAATTGCGCCCGCTGCCGCAGCCGACCTCGAGAACGCGCGCCCCCGCGCCGACGCTGGTCGCCGCGGCCGCGCGTTGCCGGATCGTGCGGTGCCGGCCGAGAAAGGTGATCGCGTCCTGCGCGTCGTAGAGTCGCGGGTGCCTCCCCCAGGCCGAGTAAACGCGACGTACGCGCGCGAGATCCTGCTTCGACTCAGGCATGCCGTCGCTCGGACTTCGTGTTCTCGCCGCGCGGGATCCATCGAAAATCGCATGCGAGATCTCCGGCGGCGATCGATCCGTGGCGCTCAAGGTGCGCGTCCCACCGCTCGGCGAGCGCATAATCGAGATTGCACCAGGACGTGACGCACAGCTCGCCGAGTCCGTGCTCGCGAAAATATCGCGCCACGGGGCAACGACGCACGTCGAACGCCACGATCCCGTTCTCGGCGGGAAGGTTCACCATCTCGTACGACGGCGCGCTAAACGGGAATTTGCGAAAGACGTTCGTCGCGCGCCGCAGCCGCGCGTCGGCGCCTGGCGCGCCGACCCGCGAGAGAAGCGTGGGGAAAAAAGCCATCTTCTCGTAGGCGAGTGCCGTTACGCGCCCGGTCAGCCAGCGCGCGTCCTCCGCGGTAAGGTCCCGGATGACGAGGGCGCGATAAAACCCGATCGTTAACGCGGCGAGGTGGACCATCATTCTGCCGCCTAGCGACGCCTCGCGAGGCAGCTTCGCCTGTTGCGCCTCATAGTCGGCGAGCGCGTCATCGAGGATACGGGCGGTTTGCGCTCGCTCGAACGTCAACGCGAGGCCGCGCCGCGCGAAATGTGCGAGGAACGGGCGCAGAAGACGCATGGCGCTCATGGCCGGCCTCCCGCGTACATTTCATGTTGCCGGCGAAGCCGCGGAATCCATCCTGGCGTACGGGCGGCGTATTCCTCCCACGCTCGCCCGAATGCCCGCCGCGCGTCTGTTTCCTCGCGCCGCGCTAGACGAACGTACACGGCGACGAGTATCGGAAACATGACGAGCGTGACCAGCGTCGGCCATTGCGCCAAAAAGCCCAGCATGATCACGCCAAACGCCGCGTATTGGGGATGGCGGATTACGGCGTAGGGTCCGCTTGACGCCAGCCGATTATCTTTTTGCGCCTGGTAGAGAACACGCCAGGCCGACGCGAGCAGGAAGAATCCCGCGACGATGAGGACGTTGCTGAGAACGTGGACCGGATTCGCGTGCGGGTCGCCGCGAAATCCCAGGACCGAGTACCAGATATGGCCGCCCTCATGGCTGAAAAGATCCACGCCGGGGAATTTTCGGACAAGCCATCCCGACAGCAGGTAGATCGTCAGCGGAAAGCCGTACATCTCGGCGAAAAGCGCCACGACAAACGCGGCGAAACCGCCGAACGTGCGCCAGTCGCGCCCTGTACGCGGCGTGAAGAAACTGTACGCGAACGCGATGAAGATCGCGGAGTTGATGAAGACGAGGGTCCAAAGCCCGTAGGCCGGGGCGTCGGTCGGGTGGTTCATGACGCACCTCCCGTCTTCTCCACGTGCGCTTCACGCCCGCGTTCGCGCACGGGCCCGTGAACGCCGTGGTGGCGGTGTAGGAATAGGTGGATCACCGGGCAAAGGAGCAGCAAAACCCAGGGCAAGATGCCGAGGATGTGCGCTCGGTGCTCTTCCCACAGCATGAAACCGGCGATGGCGAGAAAGGCGCAAAAAGCGATCAGCACACGATTCAACGACAGGACGCTCCGCTCGGGATTTTGCGTTGAGGCGTTCATGACGATTTTCTCCTTTCGAGGTCGGGCGCGGCGGGGGCAATTCCCGCCGACCATGCGGATTCGGCGCCCGCCGCGGCGTCCCCGGACGCCGAAATCGCATCGCTCAGGCGTTCAGGTCGCTTATCATTCGTTCATATGTTTCGCGGTCGATTTCTCCGGCGGCGTACCGCTTTTTCACGATCTGCTCGGGTGTTTCGCGTCCGTTTCGCGCGTTGCCGTCCTTTCGCCCGCGCCAAAAGTAGAGCGCGAACATCACGCCGATCGCGGCCGCAATTAACCAGATCGCGAGATTCTGGAAGTGGTACCCCATTGCGTGCTCGCCCATGCCTCACCTCACTTTCTGGCGCCTTTTCAGGTGCCGAGATTCGCGCGCATTCGCCGATACGTCGCGCGGTCGATCTCGCCGACCGCGTAGCGTCGACTCACGATGTCGATCGGCGTTTCGTGCCGGGCCGCCATCGCGCGAATTGCCAACTGGATGACGGGCCGCGCCAACGCGGCGACCAACATCGCGATCGCCAGCCATACGGAGATCAGGAATTCCATGGCTTGGTCCTTTCCGCCCCGGAGTCATCGCGAAGGATTGTGCCAGGGCGCGCGGCCGCGGCGCCGGCACGGAAACCGGCGCCACGGCCGTTTATGAGCCGACTTCCGCTCAATGTTGATGTTTCGAATGATCCGTCTCGTCGGCGTCCGGCGATACTTCTTCTTCGTCGTTCGACATCATCGGGCACTCGCCCTTTTCCATCATGGCCATGTGCTTACCGGCGTGCTCGCGCAGCGCGGGCAGGTCCTTGGCATCCTTCGGGCGTACGACGATGCGCGCGCCGCCTTCGATGTCCTCGGAGGTCGCGGTCGAGGCAGGCATCATCATGCCGCCTTCCTTGTGCATGCCGCCGTGCATCATGCCCTCGGGGTGCTTGCCCATGTCGTCATGCATCGCCGCCATCACCTTCACGCGCTTGCGTAGCTCGACCACGTTGTCGCCGCTGGTCGTGAATTCGAACGCGATGCCGCCGTCAACGTCCGTGCGCGCGACCTTGGTGTCCGCGACGTGCATGGGGCACATGTCCGTCATGTCGGACATTTTTCCGTGCTGGTGGCCTTTGTGGCCGTCGCCACTCTCGCCCCACGCGAGTCCGACGAAAAGCGACGTCGCGGCGATCGTCATGACAATCAACAGGGTTCTCATCTTCATTTCCTCACTCCTTTCAGATTTTGGCCCGGCGAAGGCGCAACGCATTGGCGATGACCGACACCGAGCTTGCGCTCATGGCCGCCGCCGCGATGACCGGCGACAGCAAGATTCCGAAAAACGGGTACAGCACGCCCGCGGCGATCGGCACGCCGGCCGTGTTGTACGCGAACGCGAAAAACAGGTTTTGCTTGATATTGCGCATCGTCATCCTTGATAGCCGCCGCGCGCGCACGATGCCACGAAGGTCGCCCTTCACGAGTGTGACGGGCGCGCTTTCCATCGCCACGTCGGTGCCCGTTCCCATCGCGATGCCGACCTGCGCCTTGGCGAGCGCCGGCGCGTCGTTGATGCCGTCGCCCGCCATGGCGACAAAGCGCCCCTCGTCCTGCAAGCGCTTGATGGCCTCGACCTTTTGATCGGGCAGCACCTGGGCGATGACGTCGTCGATGCCGAGCTTTTTGGCCACCGCCCGCGCGGTCGTTTCGCTGTCACCGGTGAGCATCACGATGCGGATGCCCTCGTCGTGCAGCTCGCGGATCGCACGCGGCGTGCTCTCCTTGATGGGATCCGCGACGCCGACCAGGCCCACCGCGCGGCCGTCCACCACGACGAACATCGCCGTCTGGCCCTCCGCGCGCATGGCTTCCGCCTTTTCGGCGAGCGGGCTGGTGTCGATGCCGAGCGTCTCGAGCATCGCGCGGTTGCCGAGCGCCACGTCGCGCCCGTCCACACGCCCCTTGACGCCCTTGCTGGTGACGCTCTCGAAGTCCGCCGCGTCGGCCGGTTTGACCCCGCGCTCGGCCGCGCCGTTCACGATCGCCGCCGCGAGCGGGTGCTCGCTGCCCTTTTCGAGCGAGGCGGCAAGGCGCAGCAGCTCGTTTTCCCCGCCGCGATCCGCGGCGAAGATGGTCGCCAGCTTCGGCTTGCCCTCGGTGAGCGTGCCGGTCTTGTCGACGACGAGCGTGTCCACCTTGCGCATCACCTCGATCGCCTCGGCGTTGCGGAACAGGATGCCCATCGACGCGCCCTTGCCGGTGGCGACCATGATCGACATCGGCGTCGCGAGGCCGAGCGCGCACGGGCAAGCGATGATGACGACGGCGATCGCCGCGAGAAGCGCGTGCGCCATGCGCGGATCGGGGCCGATAAAAGACCAGACCGCGAACGCCACGATCGCGATCGCGATGACGGACGGCACGAACCAGGATGACACGACATCCGCCAGGCGCTGGATCGGCGCGCGGCTGCGCTGCGCCTCGGCCACCATCGCCACGATGCGCGATAACAGCGTGTCCGCGCCGACCTTCTCCGCGCGCATCACTAGCGAGCCGGTGCCGTTGACCGTCGCGCCGACGACGCGGTCGCCTTCGTGCTTTTCGACAGGGATCGGCTCGCCGGACACCATCGATTCGTCGATGGAGCTTTGGCCTTCGAGAACAATGCCGTCCACCGGCACCTTCTCGCCCGGCCGGATCCGCAGGCGATCGCCCTCGCGCACGGCGTCGAGCGGCACGTCTTCTTCCGCGCCGTCCTCGCCGATGCGCCGCGCGGTTTTCGGCGCGAGGCCGAGCAGTTTTCTGATCGCCGCGCCCGTCGAGCCGCGCGCGCGAAGCTCCAGCACCTGCCCGAGCAGGATGAGCGTCACGATCACCGCGGCGGCCTCGAAGTAAACGCCGACCTCGCCGCCCTCGCCGCGAAACGACGGTGGAAAGATATTTGGCAACAGCGCGGCGACGACGCTGTAGACGTACGCCACGGACACGCCAAGGCCGATCAGCGTGAACATGTTGAGGCTGCGGTTTTTCACCGACTGAACGGCGCGCACGTAAAACGGCCACGCCGCCCAAACGCATATCGGCGTCGCGAGCGCGAGCTCGACGATCATCCGCGCGCGCATCGAGATGAGGCGCGAGATCGGTTGGCCGGGCAACATGTCGCCCATGACGATGACGACAAGCGGCGCGGTCAGCGCGACCGAAAACCAGAACCGCCGGCTCATGCCGGCAAGTTCGGGATTTTCGTCCTGGCCCTCGTCGGTCTGCGTCATCGGCTCGAGCGCCATGCCGCACTTCGGGCACGATCCCGGCTCGTCGCGCACGATCTCTGGATGCATCGGGCAGGTCCACTTGGTCCTCGCCGGTCCCGCTCCGGGCGGGGTCGTCGGCTCCAGCGCCATGCCGCACTTCGGGCACGATCCCGGCTCGTCGCGTACGATCTCCGGGTGCATCGGGCAGGTCCATTTCGTGCCGGGCGACGCGGTCGCCGCTTGATGCGCGCCGTGCTTCGAGTGGTCATCATGATCGTGCATGGCTGCCTCCTTTCGCGTCGAAGAACGTCATGGCGACACCTCCTCGGAATGCGCGAACTCGCGTCCCTTCCAGAAAGCGAAGATCGCCGGATACACCGTGAGCTCCAGGAAGAACGACGTGACCAGGCCGCCGATCATCGGCGCGGCGATGCGCTTCATTACGTCCGCGCCGGTGCCGGTTGACCACAGGACGGGCGCGAGGCCGATCATCGTCGTCAGTACGGTCATGAGTTTGGGGCGGATGCGCCGCGCCGCGCCGTCCACGATCGCCTCGCGCAGGTCTTCAAACGAACGCATGGCGCCCTCTTTCCGGTGACGCTGATACGACAGCTTGAGATACAGCAGCATCACGACGCCGGTTTCGGCGTCCAGGCCCGCCAAGGCGATCAGGCCCACCCACACCGCGACGCTCATGTTGTAGTCGAGCAGGTACAGCAGCCAGACCGCTCCGATGAGTGAAAACGGCACCGCCAGCAACACGATGAACGTCTCCACGACGGATTTCGTGTTGAAGTAGAGCAGCACGAAGACGATGAGCAATGTCAGCGGCACGACGATCTTGAGCTTTGCCTTGGCGCGCTCCAGGTAGCGGAACTGGCCCGTCCACGACAGGCGCACGCCCGCCGGCAACTCGACGTTTTGCTCAAGCGCGCGCCGGCCCATTTCGACGTAGTTCGCCATCGGCACCTTGCCCGGATCGACGAACACGAAGCCGACGAGCTTGCCGTCCTCGCTGCGGATCATCGGCGGGCCGTTCACGTGCTTGATGTCGGCGACCTGGGAAATCGGGATCTGCGCGCCGCTTTTCGTCGCGATCAGCACGTTGCCGAGCTGCTCCGGATCGTCGCGGAACTCGCGCGCGTAGCGGACGTTGATGGGGTAGCGTTCGCGGCCCTCGACCGTCTCGGCGATGCTCATGCCGCCGATCGCCATGGTGACGACCTCGTTCACATCACGCACGGTCAGGCCGAAACGCGCGGCCTTTTCCCGGTTGACGTGGATATCGATGTAAAACGCGCCGGCGGATCGCTCGGCCACCGCCGTGCGCGTGCCGGGCATGTCCGTGAGGACGCGCTCGACCTCCACGCCCGCGCGCTCGATCGACGCGTAATCGTCGCCAAACACGAGCACCGCAAGCGGCGAGCGCACGCCGGTGGCGAGCATCTCGGTGCGCGTCTGGATCGGCATCCACCAGATGTTCGGCAGGCCGGGCACGCGGATCTTCTCGTCGAGTTCGGCGATGAGATCGTCCCACGTCAGGCCCTCGCGCCACTCCTCACGGGGCTTGAGCACGATGGTGGTTTCCGCCATGTCGACCGGCGCCGGGTCGGTCGCGGTTTCGGCGCGGCCCATCTTGCCGAACACCGATGCGACCTCCGTCACCTCGCGGATCTGCCGGTCCATCGCCTGGATGACGGCGGACGCCTGCGTGACCGACATGCCCGGCGGGGAGGACGGCATGTGCAGGATGGCGCCCTCGTTGAGCGGCGGCATGAACTCGCCGCCCAGGCGCAGGAACGCCGGCACTGTCACGATCATCGCGACAACCGTCGCCACGATGACCGCGAGCCGGTGCGTCACCACGAAACGCACGACGGGCGTGTAACCCGCGACGAGCCAGCGGTTCAGCGGGTTTTCGTCCTCGCGGCGGATGCGGCCGCGCACGACGAGCGCCGCCAGCGCGGGCGTGAGCGTGACGGCGAGGATCGCCGCGAAGCCCATCGAATAGGTCTTGGTGAACGCGAGCGGCTTGAACAGGCGCCCTTCGGTCGCCTCGAGGGTGAACACCGGCATGAACGACACGGTGATGACGAGCAGCGAGAAGAAGATGGACGGGCCCACCTCCTTCATGGCGTCCACCATCGCGCCGACGCGGTCGCCGGCGCGCCCGCCGGCCTCCCATTCCTCGAGGCGTTTGTGAATGTTCTCGATGATGATGATCGACGCATCGACCATGGCGCCGATGGCGACCGCGATGCCGCCAAGCGACATGATGTTCGCCGTCAGCCCCTGGTAGAACATCGGAATGAACGAGAGCAGCACGGCGATCGGCAGCGTGATGATCGGCACGAGCGCGCTGCGCGCGTGCAGCAGGAACAGGAAGATCACGATCGACACAACGATCATTTCCTCGATGAGCGTGTGCTTCAGCGTGGCGATCGAGTCCTTGATCAGCCCGGACCGGTCGTAGGTGATCTCAAAGCGCACGCCCTCGGGCAGGCCGGCCTTGATCTCATCGATGCGCTCCTTGACGCGTTCGATGACGGTGAGCGCGTTTTCGCCGTAGCGCATCACCACGACGCCGCCGACCACCTCGCCTTCGCCGTTGAGCTCCGCGATGCCCCGGCGCATATCCGGCCCGAGCGTCACCTCCCCGACCTGCGACAGCAAGACCGGCGTGCCGTGCTCGTCCACGCGCAAGGGGATGCTCTCCAGGTCGGAAATATCCTTCACGTAGCCGCGCCCGCGGATCATGTGCTCATGCCCCGCGACTTCGACGACGTGCCCGCCGGTGTCCTCGTTGCTGGCCTTCACGGCGTCGGCGACGTCCATCAGCATCACATCCAGGGCGCGCATGCGGACGGGATCGAGGTGGATCTGGTATTGCTTCACGAACCCGCCGATCGAGGCGACGTCCGCGACGCCGGGAACGGCCGCAAGCGCGTAGCGCACATTCCAGTCCTGAATCGCGCGAAGCTGTTGCAGATCGTGTTTGCCCGTGTCGTCCACGAGCGCGTACATGAACACCCAGCCGACGCCCGTCG
Proteins encoded in this window:
- a CDS encoding isoprenylcysteine carboxylmethyltransferase family protein yields the protein MNHPTDAPAYGLWTLVFINSAIFIAFAYSFFTPRTGRDWRTFGGFAAFVVALFAEMYGFPLTIYLLSGWLVRKFPGVDLFSHEGGHIWYSVLGFRGDPHANPVHVLSNVLIVAGFFLLASAWRVLYQAQKDNRLASSGPYAVIRHPQYAAFGVIMLGFLAQWPTLVTLVMFPILVAVYVRLARREETDARRAFGRAWEEYAARTPGWIPRLRRQHEMYAGGRP
- a CDS encoding SHOCT domain-containing protein, which produces MGEHAMGYHFQNLAIWLIAAAIGVMFALYFWRGRKDGNARNGRETPEQIVKKRYAAGEIDRETYERMISDLNA
- a CDS encoding L-2-amino-thiazoline-4-carboxylic acid hydrolase, with product MSAMRLLRPFLAHFARRGLALTFERAQTARILDDALADYEAQQAKLPREASLGGRMMVHLAALTIGFYRALVIRDLTAEDARWLTGRVTALAYEKMAFFPTLLSRVGAPGADARLRRATNVFRKFPFSAPSYEMVNLPAENGIVAFDVRRCPVARYFREHGLGELCVTSWCNLDYALAERWDAHLERHGSIAAGDLACDFRWIPRGENTKSERRHA
- a CDS encoding DUF2933 domain-containing protein — translated: MNASTQNPERSVLSLNRVLIAFCAFLAIAGFMLWEEHRAHILGILPWVLLLLCPVIHLFLHRHHGVHGPVRERGREAHVEKTGGAS
- a CDS encoding copper-translocating P-type ATPase, with translation MHPEIVRDEPGSCPKCGMALEPTTPPGAGPARTKWTCPMHPEIVRDEPGSCPKCGMALEPMTQTDEGQDENPELAGMSRRFWFSVALTAPLVVIVMGDMLPGQPISRLISMRARMIVELALATPICVWAAWPFYVRAVQSVKNRSLNMFTLIGLGVSVAYVYSVVAALLPNIFPPSFRGEGGEVGVYFEAAAVIVTLILLGQVLELRARGSTGAAIRKLLGLAPKTARRIGEDGAEEDVPLDAVREGDRLRIRPGEKVPVDGIVLEGQSSIDESMVSGEPIPVEKHEGDRVVGATVNGTGSLVMRAEKVGADTLLSRIVAMVAEAQRSRAPIQRLADVVSSWFVPSVIAIAIVAFAVWSFIGPDPRMAHALLAAIAVVIIACPCALGLATPMSIMVATGKGASMGILFRNAEAIEVMRKVDTLVVDKTGTLTEGKPKLATIFAADRGGENELLRLAASLEKGSEHPLAAAIVNGAAERGVKPADAADFESVTSKGVKGRVDGRDVALGNRAMLETLGIDTSPLAEKAEAMRAEGQTAMFVVVDGRAVGLVGVADPIKESTPRAIRELHDEGIRIVMLTGDSETTARAVAKKLGIDDVIAQVLPDQKVEAIKRLQDEGRFVAMAGDGINDAPALAKAQVGIAMGTGTDVAMESAPVTLVKGDLRGIVRARRLSRMTMRNIKQNLFFAFAYNTAGVPIAAGVLYPFFGILLSPVIAAAAMSASSVSVIANALRLRRAKI
- a CDS encoding CusA/CzcA family heavy metal efflux RND transporter, with the translated sequence MQPTDPEKSGLIGRIIENSARNPFITLLLIAALVAWSWYALMRTPLDAIPDLSDVQVIVLTEWSGRSPDLVEDQITYPISSALLSAPKVTAVRGQSFFGLSFVYATFEDGTDMYWARTRVLEYMTGLSGKLPDGVTPTLGPDATGVGWVFMYALVDDTGKHDLQQLRAIQDWNVRYALAAVPGVADVASIGGFVKQYQIHLDPVRMRALDVMLMDVADAVKASNEDTGGHVVEVAGHEHMIRGRGYVKDISDLESIPLRVDEHGTPVLLSQVGEVTLGPDMRRGIAELNGEGEVVGGVVVMRYGENALTVIERVKERIDEIKAGLPEGVRFEITYDRSGLIKDSIATLKHTLIEEMIVVSIVIFLFLLHARSALVPIITLPIAVLLSFIPMFYQGLTANIMSLGGIAVAIGAMVDASIIIIENIHKRLEEWEAGGRAGDRVGAMVDAMKEVGPSIFFSLLVITVSFMPVFTLEATEGRLFKPLAFTKTYSMGFAAILAVTLTPALAALVVRGRIRREDENPLNRWLVAGYTPVVRFVVTHRLAVIVATVVAMIVTVPAFLRLGGEFMPPLNEGAILHMPSSPPGMSVTQASAVIQAMDRQIREVTEVASVFGKMGRAETATDPAPVDMAETTIVLKPREEWREGLTWDDLIAELDEKIRVPGLPNIWWMPIQTRTEMLATGVRSPLAVLVFGDDYASIERAGVEVERVLTDMPGTRTAVAERSAGAFYIDIHVNREKAARFGLTVRDVNEVVTMAIGGMSIAETVEGRERYPINVRYAREFRDDPEQLGNVLIATKSGAQIPISQVADIKHVNGPPMIRSEDGKLVGFVFVDPGKVPMANYVEMGRRALEQNVELPAGVRLSWTGQFRYLERAKAKLKIVVPLTLLIVFVLLYFNTKSVVETFIVLLAVPFSLIGAVWLLYLLDYNMSVAVWVGLIALAGLDAETGVVMLLYLKLSYQRHRKEGAMRSFEDLREAIVDGAARRIRPKLMTVLTTMIGLAPVLWSTGTGADVMKRIAAPMIGGLVTSFFLELTVYPAIFAFWKGREFAHSEEVSP
- a CDS encoding class I SAM-dependent methyltransferase, encoding MPESKQDLARVRRVYSAWGRHPRLYDAQDAITFLGRHRTIRQRAAAATSVGAGARVLEVGCGSGRNFPYIEELIGPTGRLVGFDYTEAMLDAARALVARRGWENVELVQGDAAVLDLGDEPFDGVLSALAMSVMPDLAAVLRRCRDVLRPGGTLAVCDASLFSGALRIFNPLVRAVYVRLTAWNPDRDIPAAMRSVFGNVSVERFNAGTFIIATSTKDADP